A single window of Asticcacaulis sp. AND118 DNA harbors:
- a CDS encoding HlyD family efflux transporter periplasmic adaptor subunit: MSDTENAPVTPAQTSSAQNYSTKPNDRRRQLLTGLAAVVAVGVIGYGAYYLLVGSHYVSTDNAYVGAETAQVNALVAGPVARILVNETQTVKAGDVLMVIDDADAKINVAAAQAALATAERRVMGYYANDKALGGQMGAREADIARAEAGIKAAEAEVNRTKFEFERRKNLATTGAVSQEEVITTESAYASAVANLTAARAARIQATAALASAEGNRQTNATLIAGVQPGENPEVMAARARLASAELALERTVVRAPMAGVVTRKAVQIGQQVQMGTPLMAVVPISQAYVDANFKEVQLKKVQPGQEVELTSDLYGEGVKYKGKVVGVSGGTGSAFSLIPAQNASGNWIKVVQRLPVRIQIDEKDLKAHPLRVGLSMKAKIDVSK; this comes from the coding sequence ATGTCCGATACTGAAAACGCTCCCGTGACGCCTGCTCAGACGTCTTCTGCCCAAAATTACTCTACAAAGCCCAACGATCGCCGCCGTCAGCTTCTGACCGGCCTGGCCGCCGTGGTCGCCGTCGGCGTCATCGGTTACGGCGCCTACTACCTGCTGGTAGGCTCGCACTACGTTTCGACCGACAATGCCTATGTCGGGGCCGAAACGGCGCAGGTCAACGCGCTGGTGGCCGGCCCGGTCGCGCGCATCCTCGTCAACGAAACACAGACCGTGAAGGCCGGCGACGTGCTGATGGTCATCGACGACGCCGACGCCAAGATCAATGTCGCTGCGGCTCAGGCCGCACTGGCCACCGCCGAACGCCGCGTTATGGGCTACTATGCCAACGACAAGGCGCTGGGCGGCCAGATGGGCGCCCGCGAAGCCGACATCGCCCGCGCCGAAGCCGGCATCAAGGCTGCCGAAGCCGAGGTCAACCGCACGAAGTTCGAGTTTGAGCGCCGCAAGAACCTCGCCACGACCGGCGCGGTATCGCAGGAAGAGGTGATCACGACCGAGAGCGCCTATGCGTCGGCCGTCGCCAACCTGACCGCCGCCCGCGCCGCCCGCATTCAGGCGACCGCCGCTCTGGCTTCGGCCGAGGGTAACCGTCAGACCAACGCCACCCTGATCGCCGGCGTTCAGCCCGGCGAAAACCCCGAAGTCATGGCCGCCCGCGCCCGTCTGGCCTCGGCGGAACTGGCGCTGGAACGCACCGTGGTGCGTGCGCCGATGGCGGGCGTCGTCACGCGCAAGGCCGTCCAGATCGGTCAGCAGGTGCAGATGGGCACGCCGCTGATGGCGGTGGTGCCAATTTCGCAGGCCTATGTCGACGCCAACTTCAAGGAAGTGCAGCTCAAGAAGGTGCAGCCGGGTCAGGAGGTCGAGCTGACATCGGACCTCTACGGCGAAGGCGTCAAGTACAAGGGCAAGGTCGTCGGTGTTTCCGGCGGCACGGGCTCGGCCTTCTCGCTCATCCCGGCCCAGAACGCTTCGGGCAACTGGATCAAGGTCGTGCAGCGTCTGCCGGTGCGCATCCAGATCGACGAGAAGGACCTTAAGGCCCATCCGCTGCGCGTCGGCTTGTCGATGAAGGCCAAGATCGACGTGTCGAAGTAG
- a CDS encoding efflux transporter outer membrane subunit — protein MLLGVSALALTACAALPKSESVSAVPTASAVSQDMLIGRWWEGYNDAQLTDLVETALRDSPSLSAAAGRLLKARALEDTQKATLYPTATALGATLQMGGNDPAIDSLTIGGINFGWELDFWGKNRAGVKAATSASEAARADGQQAVLVLSTSLVNAWFELGHLYKDLDVAERNLAIRTDTQSLVGQKVEGGLRPRAEAEQARANVANSRGEVAALNERILIQRHLIAALAGQAPAFGDALPKPVLPDTHDFKAPARIDLELVARRPDVAAARARAEQAVHGTRRAKASFYPNVNLMAFAGKVFLNDLSGSGMDAVNAGPVISLPLFEGGKLRANLRGAEADQAVALASYNQSVINAMQEVADAGASQRALSERLSLSNEALTASEEAYRMARLRYDAGLSDYASLLVVEQNLLTQRTTNTALQSRALTLEVAMVKALGGSY, from the coding sequence GTGCTTCTCGGCGTTTCCGCTCTGGCCCTGACGGCCTGCGCGGCCCTTCCGAAGTCCGAGTCCGTCTCCGCCGTGCCGACGGCCAGCGCCGTATCGCAGGACATGCTGATCGGCCGCTGGTGGGAAGGCTATAATGACGCCCAACTCACCGATCTGGTCGAAACGGCGCTGCGCGATTCCCCGAGCCTGTCCGCCGCCGCCGGCCGTCTGCTGAAGGCGCGGGCGCTTGAAGACACCCAGAAGGCGACGCTCTATCCGACGGCGACGGCCTTGGGCGCGACGCTCCAAATGGGTGGTAACGATCCTGCAATCGATTCGCTGACCATCGGTGGCATCAATTTCGGCTGGGAACTGGACTTCTGGGGCAAGAACCGCGCCGGCGTGAAGGCTGCGACCTCGGCGTCCGAAGCCGCCCGCGCCGACGGCCAGCAAGCCGTGCTGGTGCTCTCCACCTCGCTCGTCAATGCCTGGTTCGAACTGGGGCATCTTTACAAGGACCTCGACGTCGCCGAGCGTAATCTGGCCATCCGCACTGATACGCAGTCCCTGGTCGGGCAGAAGGTCGAGGGCGGTCTTCGCCCGCGCGCCGAAGCCGAACAGGCCCGCGCCAATGTCGCCAACAGCAGGGGCGAAGTGGCCGCGCTCAATGAGCGCATCCTCATCCAGCGCCATCTGATCGCCGCTCTGGCCGGTCAGGCTCCGGCCTTCGGTGACGCCCTGCCGAAGCCCGTCCTGCCCGACACGCACGACTTCAAGGCTCCGGCGCGCATCGATCTGGAACTGGTCGCCCGTCGTCCCGACGTCGCCGCTGCCCGCGCCCGCGCCGAGCAGGCCGTGCACGGCACGCGGCGCGCCAAGGCCTCCTTCTATCCCAACGTCAATCTGATGGCTTTTGCGGGTAAGGTGTTCCTCAACGACCTGTCCGGGTCGGGCATGGACGCTGTCAACGCCGGTCCGGTGATCAGCCTGCCCCTGTTCGAAGGCGGCAAGCTGCGCGCAAACCTGCGCGGGGCCGAGGCCGATCAGGCGGTGGCTCTGGCCAGCTATAACCAGTCCGTCATCAACGCCATGCAGGAGGTCGCCGATGCGGGCGCCAGCCAGCGCGCGCTGAGCGAACGCCTCAGTCTGTCCAACGAGGCCTTGACCGCCAGCGAGGAGGCCTATCGCATGGCCCGCCTGCGCTACGATGCGGGCCTCAGCGACTATGCCAGCCTGCTGGTGGTCGAACAAAATCTCCTGACGCAGCGGACCACCAATACGGCCCTGCAAAGCCGCGCCCTGACCCTCGAAGTCGCCATGGTCAAGGCGCTTGGCGGTTCTTACTGA
- a CDS encoding TonB-dependent receptor domain-containing protein, which translates to MLTNPVSLTRKWLLAGTVLTGALFGLAPAHAQEVAPVPADEPAADEPTEIVITGSRIRSKEYTSASPVTIITAEKSSAAGLMSASEILQSSTAAASSGQINNTFTGYVVGGGAGISTISLRGLGAQRSLVLLNGRRMPPAGVGGTVGPVDLNTIPNSFVARYEILKDGASSIYGSDAVAGVVNVITRSNFEGLQVDGSTNITEQGGGESYTLSGIWGKSFDQGHLSVALEGYEQKALVAGDRDAFACPTDNYYINGQRADAIDPTTGKYKCYTHGVEGYVGTYGPIEAFGGLAFYGSRAITPGATTDGVPGWAFIPYERRSFSDPRGMSATILSPVKRASLFVQGEYRPAGLGGAELYTEIMATKRESEQVGWAQFFPYYHEQSTANPFRVGTAPVRSFIPSWPNNATLAQLGYPGLIANPIVLYRVAADQDVSTYRVLGGVRGDWGNWSYDAYVSHSKSTGDYSTTAIIKDRVDYGTGTNQLDISLMPGGVCGTGAPAGCVPLNLFTKETLEDGVFSQAILDYYFTTDRGSTEYTQTIVEGSITGDLFTLPAGPVGSAFGISLRKDEINDVPGPLSRTQNIWGRTTAGITAGEDTLKEVYAELEVPLIQNVTPFVKDLKLNVSARYSDYDSVGSDTTYKVGLNWAVDDRFRIRATHGTSFRAPALYELYLKDQSGFLSQASVDPCINWGATGEGGQPVKSQQVRENCAADGIDPDFSGGSSSAEIFTGGGLDLKPETSQATTFGFVLTPPETGFKLAVDFWKIKVEEQISASGSAVVGACYSAFDFPTNRFCSLFERGPDGGIATIDASYRNIPSQETKGIDFTANYEKEFNLGTLSMDFEATWIKEYLSQLFPGDVVYDYQGLVGEPEWTGRLQTRFSRNDWRVTYTVNYTGPTNNVGRFGEDGVTDVFYALGASYKAWTEAWYSHDLSFQYNGKNWGVITGISNLLDEEPPVVGAGDTVSRLGNYPLSSQYYEGYLGRQFFLRLTKTF; encoded by the coding sequence GTGTTGACCAACCCCGTATCCCTAACCCGCAAATGGCTTTTAGCTGGCACCGTGCTGACAGGGGCCCTGTTCGGGCTGGCCCCGGCGCATGCACAGGAGGTCGCCCCGGTCCCGGCCGATGAACCGGCTGCCGACGAGCCCACCGAAATTGTCATCACCGGCTCGCGTATCCGCAGCAAGGAATACACCTCTGCTTCGCCGGTAACGATTATCACCGCCGAAAAGTCGTCTGCCGCAGGCCTGATGTCGGCGTCCGAAATCTTGCAAAGCTCGACGGCGGCTGCCAGCTCGGGTCAAATCAACAACACCTTCACCGGCTATGTCGTCGGCGGCGGCGCGGGCATCAGCACCATTTCGCTCCGTGGTTTGGGCGCTCAGCGTTCGCTGGTGCTGCTCAACGGACGTCGTATGCCTCCGGCCGGCGTGGGCGGTACGGTCGGTCCCGTCGATCTCAACACCATCCCGAATAGTTTCGTCGCCCGTTACGAAATCTTGAAGGATGGTGCATCGTCGATCTACGGCTCCGACGCTGTCGCCGGTGTCGTCAATGTTATTACGCGCTCTAACTTCGAAGGCCTGCAGGTCGATGGTTCAACCAACATCACGGAGCAGGGCGGTGGTGAAAGCTATACGCTGAGCGGTATCTGGGGTAAGTCGTTCGATCAGGGGCACCTGTCGGTCGCGCTCGAAGGGTATGAGCAAAAGGCCCTCGTTGCCGGCGATCGCGACGCTTTTGCGTGCCCCACCGACAACTATTACATTAATGGTCAACGTGCCGACGCCATCGACCCTACCACTGGCAAGTACAAGTGCTATACCCATGGCGTAGAAGGCTATGTCGGCACCTATGGGCCGATCGAGGCCTTCGGTGGTCTGGCCTTCTACGGTAGCCGCGCGATCACGCCCGGCGCCACGACTGACGGTGTTCCGGGCTGGGCCTTCATTCCGTATGAGCGCCGCAGTTTCTCGGACCCTCGTGGCATGAGTGCGACCATCCTGTCGCCGGTCAAGCGTGCAAGCCTGTTCGTTCAGGGCGAGTATCGTCCGGCAGGGCTGGGCGGTGCAGAGCTGTATACCGAAATCATGGCTACCAAGCGTGAGTCGGAGCAGGTCGGCTGGGCGCAGTTCTTCCCGTACTATCATGAACAATCCACGGCTAACCCGTTCCGGGTCGGCACTGCACCTGTTCGCTCGTTTATTCCATCCTGGCCGAACAATGCGACGCTCGCGCAACTGGGGTATCCGGGCCTCATCGCTAACCCGATCGTGCTGTATCGTGTTGCGGCAGATCAGGATGTCAGCACCTATCGCGTCTTGGGCGGCGTGCGTGGCGACTGGGGCAACTGGTCTTATGACGCTTACGTTTCGCATTCGAAATCTACGGGTGATTACTCCACCACGGCCATTATCAAGGACCGCGTCGATTACGGTACGGGCACCAACCAACTCGACATCTCGTTGATGCCGGGCGGTGTCTGCGGCACCGGCGCTCCGGCGGGCTGCGTGCCTCTGAATCTCTTCACAAAAGAAACGCTGGAAGACGGTGTCTTCTCGCAAGCCATTCTGGACTACTACTTCACCACTGATCGGGGTTCGACTGAGTACACCCAGACGATCGTCGAAGGGTCCATAACGGGCGATCTCTTCACGCTGCCCGCCGGACCGGTGGGTTCGGCCTTTGGTATTTCGCTCCGTAAGGATGAAATCAATGACGTGCCTGGTCCCCTGTCACGGACGCAAAACATCTGGGGCCGCACCACTGCAGGCATTACCGCGGGCGAAGACACTCTGAAGGAAGTCTACGCCGAATTGGAAGTGCCGCTGATCCAGAACGTAACGCCGTTCGTTAAGGACTTGAAGCTGAACGTTTCTGCGCGTTACTCCGACTACGACAGTGTGGGTTCGGACACGACCTACAAGGTCGGCCTGAACTGGGCGGTTGATGATCGCTTCCGTATCCGCGCCACTCACGGCACTTCATTCCGGGCTCCGGCGCTCTACGAACTGTACCTCAAAGATCAGTCGGGCTTCCTCAGCCAGGCGTCTGTTGATCCCTGCATCAACTGGGGCGCTACCGGCGAAGGCGGTCAACCTGTCAAGAGCCAACAGGTTCGGGAAAACTGTGCTGCCGATGGTATCGATCCCGATTTCTCCGGCGGTTCGTCTTCGGCCGAAATCTTCACCGGCGGCGGTCTGGACCTGAAGCCGGAAACCTCGCAGGCGACGACCTTCGGTTTCGTTCTGACTCCGCCCGAAACCGGCTTCAAACTGGCAGTCGATTTCTGGAAGATTAAGGTCGAGGAGCAAATCTCGGCCTCCGGTTCGGCGGTTGTCGGCGCCTGTTATTCGGCCTTTGATTTCCCGACGAACCGCTTCTGTTCGCTGTTCGAGCGTGGTCCGGATGGCGGCATCGCCACCATCGACGCTTCCTATCGCAACATCCCGTCGCAGGAAACGAAGGGGATCGACTTCACAGCCAATTACGAGAAGGAGTTCAATCTCGGTACTCTTTCCATGGATTTCGAAGCCACCTGGATCAAGGAATATCTGTCGCAGCTCTTCCCCGGCGACGTCGTGTATGACTATCAGGGTCTGGTGGGTGAGCCGGAGTGGACGGGCCGCTTGCAAACGCGCTTCTCGCGCAATGACTGGCGCGTGACCTACACCGTCAACTATACCGGTCCTACCAACAACGTTGGTCGCTTCGGTGAAGATGGTGTCACGGATGTGTTCTATGCCCTTGGCGCCAGCTATAAGGCATGGACCGAAGCCTGGTACTCTCATGACCTGTCGTTCCAATATAATGGCAAAAACTGGGGCGTGATCACCGGCATCTCGAATCTGCTTGATGAGGAACCTCCCGTCGTCGGCGCGGGTGACACGGTAAGCCGTCTCGGCAACTATCCGCTGTCGAGCCAGTATTACGAAGGTTACCTTGGACGTCAGTTCTTCCTGCGTCTGACCAAAACCTTCTAA
- a CDS encoding DHA2 family efflux MFS transporter permease subunit, with protein sequence MASASPNTAPAPLTGVSLALAAVALALGTFMQVLDSTIANVALPTIAGNLGVASDQGTWVITSFAVANGISVPLTGWLMMRFGVVRTFVVSVALFTLASFLCGIAWNLPSLILFRILQGAVSGPMIPGSQALLIMIFPPNKRATALGVWSMTTLVAPVLGPILGGWISDNFAWEWIFLINVPVGIACTWICWRFMHNRETPTVARKLNMVSFSLLVFWVGTLQLVLDTGKDADWFNSAQIVILSIMVVIGFVAWLIWELNEKNPVVDLSLFRSRNFAFGVIALCAAYAIFFGNNLLMPLWLQTNMGYVATWAGLAAAPSGMVAVFLTPFVAQISNRIDARIMATISLLLFALSFYMRSLYAPDTDFGNLIVPMFVMGAAMSTFFTSMITVSFRDVAPHQMPAASGLSNFARITAGSFAASLATTLWDNYETHAQSNIAAAMSGGRGVEQAIHQLMQMGMSQAQAVAAITRQVTQQAYLLATVDIFRISSIIIVCLIPLIWLSRKAMANGQVHAAD encoded by the coding sequence ATGGCCTCAGCCTCCCCAAATACCGCACCAGCGCCCCTGACCGGCGTGTCGCTGGCGCTCGCCGCTGTGGCGCTGGCGCTCGGCACCTTCATGCAGGTGCTCGACTCGACCATCGCCAATGTCGCCCTGCCGACCATCGCCGGTAATCTCGGCGTCGCCTCCGATCAGGGCACCTGGGTCATCACCTCGTTCGCCGTCGCCAACGGCATCTCCGTGCCGCTGACCGGCTGGCTGATGATGCGCTTCGGCGTGGTGCGGACCTTCGTCGTTTCGGTGGCGCTGTTTACGCTGGCCTCGTTCCTCTGCGGCATCGCGTGGAACCTGCCGTCGCTTATCCTCTTCCGTATCCTGCAAGGGGCGGTGTCCGGACCGATGATCCCCGGCTCGCAGGCCCTCTTGATCATGATCTTCCCGCCCAACAAACGCGCCACGGCGCTGGGCGTCTGGTCGATGACCACGCTGGTCGCCCCCGTTCTGGGGCCGATCCTTGGCGGCTGGATCTCCGATAATTTTGCGTGGGAATGGATTTTCCTGATCAACGTGCCGGTGGGTATCGCCTGTACGTGGATTTGCTGGCGCTTCATGCACAACCGCGAAACCCCGACCGTGGCGCGCAAGCTGAACATGGTCTCGTTCTCGCTGCTGGTCTTCTGGGTCGGCACCCTGCAACTGGTGCTTGACACCGGTAAGGACGCCGACTGGTTCAACTCGGCCCAAATCGTCATCCTGTCGATCATGGTGGTCATCGGCTTTGTCGCCTGGCTGATCTGGGAACTGAACGAAAAGAACCCGGTCGTCGATCTGTCGCTTTTCAGGAGCCGCAACTTCGCCTTCGGCGTCATCGCCCTGTGCGCAGCCTATGCGATCTTCTTCGGCAACAACCTGCTGATGCCGTTGTGGCTACAGACGAACATGGGCTATGTGGCCACCTGGGCCGGCCTCGCCGCCGCGCCGTCGGGCATGGTGGCGGTCTTCCTGACGCCGTTCGTGGCGCAGATATCCAACCGCATCGACGCCCGCATCATGGCGACAATCTCGCTGCTCCTGTTCGCCCTGTCCTTCTACATGCGCTCGCTTTACGCCCCGGACACCGATTTCGGCAACCTGATCGTGCCCATGTTCGTGATGGGCGCGGCGATGAGCACCTTCTTTACCTCGATGATCACCGTGTCGTTCCGCGACGTAGCCCCGCACCAGATGCCCGCAGCGTCGGGCCTGTCGAACTTCGCCCGCATCACCGCCGGCTCGTTCGCGGCCTCGCTGGCCACCACCCTGTGGGACAATTACGAGACCCACGCCCAGAGCAATATCGCCGCCGCCATGTCCGGCGGAAGGGGTGTCGAGCAGGCTATCCATCAACTGATGCAGATGGGCATGTCCCAGGCGCAGGCCGTCGCCGCCATCACGCGTCAGGTCACTCAGCAGGCCTATCTGCTGGCCACCGTAGATATCTTCCGCATCTCGTCGATCATCATCGTGTGCCTGATCCCGCTGATCTGGCTGAGCCGCAAGGCGATGGCCAATGGACAGGTCCACGCGGCGGATTAG
- a CDS encoding S9 family peptidase: MLKSPASKTVPSLRKALLCLSAAAVAGLALPLMSTRALAEPVSIEALAQYEQTSGVTISPDGKHIAALVAAKGQKWPVISIWQADDLSKPPVWIPSATNRITGVGFFGNDKIIFRAEQEITRSDGRLSFTVKTYTADIDGKNITEPFKTGGRSEANTVGDAAAVWHNGLYDEDKVIIRKPNAAGASEYYELSRKTGATRLVAKDSEKWSFLPAGVNLTTGEPLIRQSVDVRDGGKFYLITQVKDIATGQWIDHPELGFVLEQRVDLEILGYDSDPNKLFVRTNRGRDHSAIYSYDIRAKKFTEEPLYANEKYDIVNIGFKHDFTNKKLEYVSALYVGGPSQIQVLLDEKWAGLQRQVKASFPGKNVNFRMNRAYDKAVITVDAVDFPTEYYIFQDGKLAKIGSERPWIDPKTLGKGEFVTYKARDGLEIPAIVTYPPQWTPEKGPVPLIVLPHGGPWARDYMDWDGSGWPQFLATRGIAVIQPQYRGSEGWGDKLWKAGDKEWGQKMSDDNDDAAAFMVSKGVADPKRLAIFGYSYGGFAAIAASVRPDSPYRCAIAGAGVSSLERLGNFWGSNHIQRDIQGHTVKGMDPMKNIDKANIPILLYHGDRDRQADTDHSRMFYRAMKAAGKDVQYVEIKDMWHTLPWRPAWHTETLTLIENYLKSDKCGLM; the protein is encoded by the coding sequence ATGCTCAAATCCCCTGCCTCCAAAACCGTTCCGTCGCTGCGCAAGGCCCTTTTGTGTCTGTCAGCGGCGGCGGTCGCGGGCCTTGCCCTGCCATTGATGTCAACCCGCGCGCTGGCCGAACCGGTCAGTATTGAGGCGCTGGCACAATATGAACAGACGAGCGGCGTGACCATTTCGCCTGACGGGAAACACATAGCGGCCCTGGTGGCCGCCAAGGGGCAGAAGTGGCCCGTCATTTCCATTTGGCAGGCGGATGACCTGTCCAAGCCGCCGGTGTGGATTCCTTCGGCCACCAACCGCATTACGGGCGTTGGCTTTTTCGGCAATGACAAGATCATCTTTCGTGCCGAGCAGGAAATCACCCGTTCGGATGGTCGCTTGAGCTTCACTGTCAAGACCTATACGGCCGACATAGACGGTAAGAATATTACCGAACCCTTCAAGACCGGTGGCCGCAGCGAGGCAAACACCGTCGGTGACGCCGCCGCCGTATGGCATAACGGGTTATACGATGAGGACAAGGTCATCATCAGAAAACCGAATGCGGCGGGTGCATCCGAATATTACGAATTGAGTCGTAAGACCGGTGCGACGCGACTGGTGGCTAAGGACAGCGAAAAGTGGTCGTTCCTCCCCGCGGGCGTCAACCTTACGACGGGTGAGCCGTTGATACGTCAGTCGGTCGACGTACGTGACGGCGGTAAATTTTACCTGATTACTCAGGTCAAAGACATCGCCACCGGTCAATGGATCGACCATCCCGAACTGGGTTTCGTACTGGAGCAGCGCGTCGACCTCGAAATTCTCGGCTATGACTCGGACCCGAACAAATTGTTCGTGCGGACCAATCGCGGTCGCGACCATAGCGCGATTTACAGCTACGATATCCGCGCGAAGAAGTTCACCGAAGAGCCGCTCTACGCTAACGAGAAGTACGACATCGTAAATATCGGCTTCAAACACGATTTTACCAATAAGAAGCTGGAATATGTGTCGGCTTTGTATGTTGGTGGTCCATCGCAAATTCAGGTTTTACTGGATGAAAAGTGGGCCGGGCTTCAGCGCCAGGTCAAGGCGTCCTTTCCGGGTAAGAATGTCAATTTCCGTATGAACCGTGCCTATGACAAGGCCGTGATCACGGTCGATGCGGTAGACTTCCCGACCGAATACTACATCTTCCAGGACGGCAAACTGGCCAAGATCGGTAGCGAACGCCCATGGATAGATCCCAAGACGCTCGGTAAAGGGGAGTTCGTTACCTACAAAGCGCGCGACGGGTTGGAGATACCGGCTATCGTCACCTATCCGCCGCAATGGACGCCGGAAAAGGGGCCCGTGCCTTTGATTGTGCTGCCCCACGGCGGTCCGTGGGCGCGTGATTATATGGACTGGGACGGCAGCGGCTGGCCGCAGTTCCTCGCCACACGCGGTATTGCCGTGATTCAACCTCAATATCGCGGGTCCGAAGGCTGGGGTGACAAGTTGTGGAAGGCCGGTGATAAGGAATGGGGGCAGAAGATGTCGGATGACAACGACGACGCGGCGGCCTTCATGGTATCCAAGGGCGTTGCTGATCCTAAGCGTCTCGCGATTTTCGGCTATTCTTACGGTGGCTTTGCCGCCATTGCTGCCAGTGTCCGACCGGACAGCCCCTATCGCTGCGCCATTGCCGGCGCGGGGGTTTCCAGTCTGGAGCGTCTCGGGAATTTCTGGGGGAGCAATCATATCCAGCGCGATATTCAGGGTCATACCGTCAAGGGGATGGATCCTATGAAGAACATAGATAAGGCCAATATCCCCATTCTGCTCTACCATGGCGACCGGGATCGTCAGGCCGATACGGATCATTCGCGTATGTTCTATCGCGCTATGAAGGCGGCCGGTAAGGATGTGCAATATGTCGAAATCAAGGACATGTGGCATACCCTGCCGTGGCGTCCGGCATGGCATACCGAAACACTCACCTTGATTGAAAACTACTTAAAGTCAGACAAATGTGGCCTTATGTAA
- a CDS encoding TetR/AcrR family transcriptional regulator — protein MQELKSRPDKDARREAILDVASRIFLEEGFDAASMSAIAAKLGGSKGTLYNYFKNKEELFEAFVDRHCALHAALIDSFEVDGGGYREALRGWARRYLRIVTSDETMRNYRVIMAVSERWPDIGRAFYENGPLRGARNVANFLERAADAGEFIIDDTLRAAHQFIALCQSRYQKARFLNYLPEPSDAEVEAEVEAAMTTFYAAYAPRA, from the coding sequence ATGCAAGAGTTAAAATCCCGTCCCGACAAGGACGCCCGCCGTGAGGCCATATTGGATGTGGCCAGTCGGATCTTCCTTGAAGAAGGGTTCGACGCGGCATCGATGTCGGCCATCGCCGCGAAACTGGGCGGATCGAAAGGCACGCTGTACAACTACTTCAAGAACAAGGAAGAGCTGTTCGAAGCATTTGTTGACCGTCACTGTGCCCTGCACGCGGCGCTGATCGACTCGTTCGAGGTCGATGGCGGCGGCTATCGCGAAGCCCTGCGCGGCTGGGCCCGCCGCTATCTCAGGATCGTCACCTCGGATGAGACCATGCGCAATTACCGCGTTATCATGGCCGTGTCCGAACGCTGGCCCGACATCGGCAGGGCCTTCTATGAAAATGGCCCCCTGCGCGGCGCGCGCAATGTGGCCAACTTTCTGGAACGCGCCGCCGATGCCGGCGAATTTATCATCGACGACACGCTGCGGGCCGCACATCAGTTCATCGCCCTGTGCCAAAGCCGCTATCAGAAAGCGCGATTCCTCAACTACCTGCCGGAACCCTCGGATGCCGAGGTCGAGGCCGAGGTCGAAGCCGCCATGACAACCTTCTATGCGGCCTATGCCCCACGCGCCTAA